A section of the Phacochoerus africanus isolate WHEZ1 chromosome 4, ROS_Pafr_v1, whole genome shotgun sequence genome encodes:
- the LOC125124559 gene encoding olfactory receptor 2H1-like produces MALFWIVIIMYTMIVLSNLTIILLSCVDPRLCTPMYFFLSHLSFLDLCFTTIVVPQMLFNLWGPDKSITYTGCVIQLGMSLCVGATQGVMLVVMALDRYVAICQPLRYPIIMHPQFCWKLVLLSWLSGLIESATQTPTTFRLPFCANHCLDDFLCQVPSLIRLTCGDTAITEWQMTVSAILFTIMPMGMILTSYGYIAQALGNIHSEEGRKKAIATCSSHLTVVFMFYGAVAMVYTDPKNQFASKCGKLVTFFFTVVTPLLNPLIYTLRNKDVRSALQRLLRKGFSIRKQSKLIF; encoded by the coding sequence ATGGCTCTTTTCTGGATTGTGATCATCATGTACACCATGATCGTTCTCTCCAACTTGACTATCATCTTGCTCTCTTGTGTGGACCCTCGACTCtgcacccccatgtacttctttcttAGCCATCTTTCCTTCTTGGATCTCTGCTTCACCACAATTGTTGTACCCCAAATGTTGTTCAACTTGTGGGGGCCAGATAAGAGCATCACCTATACTGGCTGTGTCATCCAACTGGGCATGTCACTCTGTGTTGGTGCCACTCAAGGTGTCATGCTGGTGGTGATGGCTCTTGACCGCTATGTTGCTATCTGCCAGCCCCTGCGCTATCCTATCATCATGCATCCTCAGTTCTGTTGGAAGCTGGTGCTTCTGTCCTGGCTGTCTGGCCTGATAGAATCTGCTACCCAAACTCCTACCACATTCAGGCTGCCCTTTTGTGCAAACCACTGTCTGGATGACTTTCTATGCCAGGTCCCATCCCTCATACGGCTGACTTGTGGAGACACTGCCATTACTGAGTGGCAGATGACAGTCTCTGCTATTCTCTTTACCATCATGCCCATGGGAATGATCCTGACTTCTTATGGATACATAGCCCAAGCTTTGGGTAACATCCACtctgaagagggaaggaagaaagccaTTGCCACCTGTTCCTCCCATCTTACTGTGGTCTTCATGTTTTATGGGGCAGTGGCCATGGTTTACACAGACCCTAAGAACCAGTTTGCTTCAAAATGTGGCAAGTTGGTCACCTTCTTCTTCACTGTGGTCACACCATTGTTGAACCCTCTCATCTATACCCTGAGGAACAAAGATGTGAGAAGTGCCTTGCAAAGACTGCTGAGGAAGGGATTCAGCATAAGAAAACAAAGTAAACTGATTTTTTGA